In the genome of Gemmatimonas sp. UBA7669, the window CCTCTCTGCGGAAGAGGCCGCGTTGGTGGAGATGCGCGTGGCGCTCAGCCGAAGCCTGAAGGCACGGCGCCTTGCCGCGGGCCTTACGCAGACAACCCTGGCCAAACAGCTCGGTTCGAGTCAATCGCGTGTAGCAAAGCTCGAGGCGGCGGATCCCAGTGTGTCGCTCGAACTTCTCATTCGCGCTCTCCTAGCCGTCGGGGCGAGCCGAAAGGACGTGGCTTCAGCGCTGTCCCAGCGGGTGGCGTAGTTGGTGGTTAACGCTTGACGTTCTGCTGCAGCGTATCCGATAGACTGCGGCCGGACGGGCGACGTGCGCCAGCACGGCGACCGCCTGCCGCACACGACATTACGCTGCCAGCAGCAGCTCTTCGTTAGGGAAGCTCTGATCAGGTAG includes:
- a CDS encoding helix-turn-helix transcriptional regulator, with amino-acid sequence MDAKKRKRLEKAGWSVGDAADFLNLSAEEAALVEMRVALSRSLKARRLAAGLTQTTLAKQLGSSQSRVAKLEAADPSVSLELLIRALLAVGASRKDVASALSQRVA